TCCGGACACCGGCCGACGGAGCAGCCCGCACCTGCCTGATGTAGACAGATTGCATACAGAAGCCCATACGCTGTACGTGATTTCTCCCCCTCCATCACCGGCACCTCCCCACAGCCTGCCACCACCAGGGAGCCCATGCGCGAGCCACGCACTTCCCCAGCCAACGTGACGACACCCGTCAACAGGCCCGCGCCCCTGCGCCAGGCCGTCTACGACGTCCTGATCGAGCTGATCGTGGGGGGCGTACTCCAGCCGGGCCGGCATCTGGTCGAGGCCGAACTCGCCGCGGACCTCGGCGTGAGCCGCCAACCGGTGCGCGAGGCACTCCTGCGTCTCCAGGCCGACGGATGGGTGGAACTGCGCCCCGCGCAGGGCGCATTCGTGCACAGCCCGACCGTCGAGGAGGCCACCCAGCTCCTCAGCGTCCGCGCCGTCCTGGAGACCCACTCGGCGCGCGGCGCCGCACAGTACGCGACCGGTCCGGACATCGCGCGCCTGTGGGAACTGCAGGCCGCCGG
This sequence is a window from Streptomyces sp. NBC_01217. Protein-coding genes within it:
- a CDS encoding GntR family transcriptional regulator — its product is MREPRTSPANVTTPVNRPAPLRQAVYDVLIELIVGGVLQPGRHLVEAELAADLGVSRQPVREALLRLQADGWVELRPAQGAFVHSPTVEEATQLLSVRAVLETHSARGAAQYATGPDIARLWELQAAGIAALSADDARGIVEANAALHGFITELARNPILAELIRQVDRRVRWYYMPIARPRGKDAWNEHADIIDRIAAGDADRAEELMHHHTRTTTDFYCRQLTAAPRAPA